One region of Brachyhypopomus gauderio isolate BG-103 chromosome 9, BGAUD_0.2, whole genome shotgun sequence genomic DNA includes:
- the LOC143522392 gene encoding TOG array regulator of axonemal microtubules protein 1-like — protein sequence MWLKRAGTLSFLQVLHLRSAVSRMAVVSLRELYSSLQKGMDQEVEATAKVLLHKAAESNAFIRQDVDTALDSMVQNCTPIRSMNALLAGGLCHLNAAVRKCTARHLATLVEKIGAERIIPAVSKLAQDSSQETRRLGRRMLLFLSSHHDFDKMVEKYIPAKDLATIRDTVHTLKSKTCS from the exons atgtggctgaaacgagctggaacgttgtctttcctgcaggtgctgcacctgcgctctgccgtgtcccgcatggcggtggtgtccttgagggagttgtactccagcctgcagaaagggatggaccaggaagtggaggctacagctaaggtcctcctccacaaagcagcggagtccaatgccttcatcaggcaggacgtggacacagctctggacagcatggtgcagaactgcacccccattcggagcatgaacgcccttctcgctggaggactctg tcatctgaatgctgcagtaagaaagtgtactgctcggcacttggctactttggtagagaagattggtgcagagcgaattattcctgcagtctccaagttggcacaggactcttcccaagaaaccag gcgcttgggccggcgtatgctgctgttcctgtcctcccaccatgattttgataagatggtggaaaagtacatccctgccaaagacctggcaaccatcagggacactgtccacactctgaaatccaag acctgcagctga